The genomic interval GTTAGCGGCGAACTGCGACAGTTTAACGATGTGCTTCACACCGCTTTGTTTCGCTGCTTCGACAAACGCAAGTTGTTGTGCTTCGGCGTGTTCTGTTGAGTTAGTGACAAGGAAGGCTCGATCGACCCCTGCCAGGGCAGAGGGCAATGTTTCAGGGCGATCGAAATCAGCCTCGACCATTTCGATGCCCAGATCTGCAATTGCCTTGGCTCGATCGCGAGCACGTTCCCGTGTGCCAGAGGCATCGCGCACCATCGCGCGAGCTTGAACGTTTTGCGAGGCGAGCCGATTGAGTATCTCCAGTCCGTTATTTCCAGTTGCACCAGTTACTAGGATCATTTGAATCTCCTGATTAGATTTTGAGCATTCTCCTGCTCTACACAGCAGAATTTTTTGAAACAAACATTCGACGAGTTGAAATTGTCCAAGTTTAGAATTTACTTGCTATGTAATGACAACGACACTCCGAACAATTCTGACAGTAGGGTGGGCAATGCCCAGCATTTTGTAAAACTCTTCGTAGTAAGGTTTTGTGGGCATTGCCCAGGTAGCTCAGGCAATTATTTAGAGGTGGAAAAATTATCTTTTTTATGGGGTAAAAGATGAGCCGCAAAATCGAAATAGAAGAGGCGATGTCCTTTATTTGCAATGACGATCGCAATATGAAGCCCTAACATTCCCCATACCAGTAATACCGCGAGAGACAATCCTGCTTGTGCAAATATCAAGACAAGGTAGAATCAGTAGATCACAAAATTTTATAGCCAAGGAGAATAGGAAAGGGGTAGGGTCAAGGTTAAAAGCAATTGAAATCAAACCATGACGACCTACCCATCTTCCTCATTATCTTCCACCCCTGCCTTGAGTGATGAAGCAACCCTGGAAGCAGCCTTGGAGTGCTTGTTAGAGCACCTGCCTTTAGTACCCGAAGATAGTAGTTGTAGTGCCGAAAGCCTATTTGAGATTTTGCTCCGGGCAGCCAGTCGTCACGATAGCATCGAGCATACCGCTCAACGCCTACAAGGAGTTCCCAGTGGCAATGGCATTCGCTATCATCTCGACCAGTTAGATGACATGGTCGCTTTGGAGGGACAACTCAATGGGGCATTGCAGAGCCGAATTCCAGCCAAGATTCGCAAAAGACGACATCGGATCGCGATTGACCTGCACTTGATTCCCTACTATGGCAACCGAACTGAGGCAGCAGCACCCTATATCTATCGCTCCCAAGCCAAAGCCGGAACCACCACATTTTTTGCCTATGCCACCGTTTATGTCATCTGCCGCAACAAGCGAGTCACCCTCGGAATTCATGCGGTGCATCGACAGGAAACCTTGGTGGCAACGGTGACCTATTTGTTGGCAATGCTCTCTGCTCTGAAGATTCGAGTCAAACGGTTGTATCTCGACCGAGGCTTTTACAGTGTGCCGGTGATTCGCTGGCTCAAAGCACTCAACATCCCGTTTTTGATGCCTGCGGTGATTCGCGGTAAAACCGGAGGCACCCGCTCATTACTCGTCGGGCGCAAAAGCTATGCGACACGCTACACCCTCAGCAGTGCCAACTATGGTTCCGTGACTTGTCAAATGCGAGTGGTGTGCACCTATTACAAAGGCTTCAAGGGCAAGCATGGGATTCAATATGCGCTTTATGTGGCGCATCGAGTCACTATTGACCTCCATCAGTTGCATCAGCATTATCGGGAGCGCTTTGGCATCGAAACGAGCTACAGAATTAAAAATCAGTGTCGCATTCGCACCACGAGTAAGAATCCAGCGGTTCGCCTGTTATTTGTGGCACTGGCGTTTATCCTGGTTAATCTCTGGGTGTACTTGTTGTGGTTCTTTGTCAGTCAGACCCAGCGACGGGGACGAGTCATTCATCGTGAGTTGTTTGGTCTTAAAACCATGTTGGAATTTCTCTCTCAGGCTGTTGAACGACATTTTCCACCCATCACTGCTATCTATTTACCTACCCCAAAATGATTTTGTGATCTACTGAGAATGCCGAATTTCTCTCCAGTTGAATTTGGTTCGACAGTCTAGGGACTGCTGACAGAAACAACGGAACATAAAGTGCTAGCGATCGCACAAGAAAATGGATTGGTAAGGCTTTGTCTATTTCACTAGAGATGAGTTGAAATCTCAAAGTTCTTGTACCAGGTGTTTTCCCTTTCCATCGCAGCGGCACAAGACAGAAAATCCCTAGAAAACCTATCAAGGTATAGAGCCACTCCGGAATCCAGTTCGCTAGAAAAGGAGCTACCAATAGCCAACTTGCTTTAATCAGAAGGTAGTCTATCGCCACTGCAAGTAGTTGAACGACGGGCGATACAACTGCTCGTTGAAGCATTTGCTCTTTTTTGGCAAGCAAGCTCTGTTGCGATGGAAACAAGAGCAGAATAACTGGAGCAATAGCAAAACCTAACAAAGCGCCTGTACTGTTCAAGAGCAAATCATTAACGTCAAAGATTCGGTAGGGGCAGGTATATAACCCATATAATCCGGTGAGTTGCGTCACTTCATAAAACAGTGAAAGCGCAAAACTCAAGCTAAATGCTCGTCTCCAAGAGTACTTTTCTTGAAAGAAGTAGCGCAAATATACCCCAAATGGAAGCAACAACAAGAAATTAAACATGACTTGCAGAAATGCGGGTTCTGCAAGCACTTGTATGTAAGTTGATGGTCGGTACCAAACAGCTCCGGTTTCTCGCAATATGTCCCACACAAAAGAGAATGGCACTAAAGAATAATAGACAGTGCCAGGAGTTTGCAGCGCGCAGGTATCTCTCACCGCTGGTACTGGTAGCACCACGAGAAAGAAAGCACACAGCATATAGAATATAAAGGAATAGAAAATGAGTGAGAGCCGCCAACTCAAGAACCCGTACTTCCTGTAGTGATGGATCAACCAGGGAAGCGTCAGCATCAATCCGAGCAGCGGAAACAGAATCAATGCAGTGACCAATGAAATTCTGTATGTGGACATATCATGTACCTTGAATGCTGATCGATCAAACCCATCGATAGAAATGAGGTTGCCACGGCATCGCTCACCCTTTTGTAAAACCCTTCACAATGAGTTTTGTAGGCAGTACTCACTCTACTGGCTACAACAACCATTGGGTCAGCGGAGGCACCAGGTAGCGGAGCGAGAACGCCTCCCAGATCGCGCCGATGATGAACAGTGGGAGCGTGGACAGACTCAGCCAACCGAGCTGTTGCAGCCCACGGACGTAACCCTGACGATGGTTCCGAGTGCCGATGGTGGTGGGGCGAACCCAAGACCGACCCAGGATGTATGCGCCAAACATCAGGAGGGCGTAAGCTTGGAATTCGATGAGTATTGTCAGCGAGTGCGGGATCAGTGCCACCGCCATAATCTTGGTAGTCGGAACCATCACTAAACCGAGAGTGAACGTCTTATACGCAAACATGGCGATGCCAGCAAAGGGAACGATCAGCGAAGGGAGCACGATCCACAGCGCTCCGGTTGTGAGGTTGACTCCCAGGATCGTCAGCAAGAACAGCCAGGGGGTATTGAATAGTGATCGGACAAGATCCGCCGTTCCGTTGTCTTCCTGGATGGCTACCTGAGTTGCGCCCAGGTTGGGGAAGACCATCGCCGCTACCAACCCGATGATGACTAAGCCATACACAATGGCGTTGATGGTGAGGTAGGCGCGAAAATTAGTGCGAATGATCTGAAAGGGTTTGCGAAGCAAGCGCCGAAGCGGTTGTTTGGCACTGGAAGTAAGTGGTCGTTGTGGAGACTGATCTTTGGTAGCGATCGTTTTGCGTGACATGTTTTAGCTCCGATATTGGGTGATGGATGCAGTGATGCTCAAGCGTGAAAACCACCGCATCCGTGGTCATAAATCGTCTGCGATCGTTTCGCTTACTTCACCTTCATCCCCGTCCAGTGAGCACCATATTCGAGCGCCGCGTACCAAGAGAAGCGAGTTTTCCCAGTTTGGGGATTGAGTGCCAGAAGGATTAAGTCCTGTGAAAGATATTGCATGATAAATTCCTGATTGAGGTATGCTGCGGTTCCTTCGGAGTTGCGTCTCGGCGCTCATCGCAAGCTTGTGTATTGTCTTACTGGGGTTGATGACGCAGCAGCCATTGCAGACAAATTCCGGTAACGATGCCGTAGCCTAGCCAGCCTGCCCCATAGCTCAATGCTGTCGGGAGTGGTGCTGGTAGTAGCCCCGGCTGCACAATGTACGCGACAGTTGAGCCGCTTGCTCCATCTAATGCACCTCCTAAAGCGCTGACCAGAATCCACCAATGCGCTTTACGGACAAATCGTGTCAAAATCGGAAATTGAGCCGCGCCAAAAATAGCCAATACAATCGGCTGTTTGACCAAATTCGTCCAAAAAACATACCATAATCCAAGCGTATTCAGGAATTGAATAAGCGGGTCAAAGGTTTCGTTAGGACGCACCAGCGCTATCCCAAAAGTCCATCCCAGGGTGCTAACCACTATCCACCAAAAGGCTTTAGGCATGTACTGGCGCAAAACGAGCCATTGGGCTGCGCCAATCAACAAACCTGTAAAAAATATGGTTGCTATAAACTGAAATCCTGATGCTTCCAGTGCTCCGACGATCGCCCCCGCAATTGTAGTAGCCAATGTCCACCAGAGCCACAGGCGAGGAGCGATCGCCAATTGTCGGGCTTCATCTTGCCATTCATGCTGCTCCATAATGCTCACTCCAGAGTTGCACTTCAACTCTATATCTGTACTATTCGGCTCAACTCGTATGAGAGCGGTTGATAAAAAACTTGGGCTTATTCATGGTGTTCCATGTTCTGATTTAGACCCTAATGTTCAGAATTCACTTGCCATGTAATCACAATGATTTCTGCAAATATTAAGACGATTAACAGCCGCGTGAACGCTTGTAAAATGGCTTCCATTGTCCAGTTCTGACTCTGAAGCTCCCAGATTGTCACAATAATGTTCACTCCAATCACCAACCAGGGTAGGATGACTGCTGAATTTCGTCTGCGATAAACGCGGAGCGTCGCCTCCCGCCAAAATGGGAAGGTACTGAAAATACAAACAAGGTAGGATGCTCCTGCACTGATGAACAGGGCGGTTTGAAGACCCGAAGGCAGGTTTGGGTATCCCAGCGCGATCGCTGTCAGACAAACTCCAAGCGCGAGATACAGGAAAGTAAATAAGGTAAATCGTTTCATTATTTCTTCTCCGGTGAAGCTTATTCTCTGTACCAAACACGCACACATTGAAACCACTTGATTGGAAGACCTTGACTAATCATCACTGGGTAGTAACCATTACTGGTCGTCACTCCGTAGACATCATCACTTGTGCTTTCTATCGACCAATCGGGTAAAACAACGGTTTCAACATTGATTACCTGGATCGTTGTATTTGCAATCCACTGATTGACAGCATTCACAACCCCAGAGAAGGATTCGTAATCGGAAGGTCCGCCGAAGGGTACCTGTTCAGTAATCCGAGGCGCAAAATCTTTGCATTGAATCATTTGATTGACCACCTTAAAACTGTAGAGTTGAGCATCCATTCAAGTCGTGGGCATCGCCCACCATTTTTCAAGCCTTTCTTTCTAAAGCCTTTCACGGTAAAGCTTTGTGGGCAGTGCTAGCCCTACGAGACCTATTCCAAAACTTACAGCCGTTTTCGTTTGTATTTGCCACACCCCACACCCTACACCCCGTGCCCCTATCCACCAAACTGTGGCTTACCCAATCAGTAACTGCTGTAAGCCAACCTTGCCAGTAACCCGCTAAGAACAAAGGTAAAAGCATGAACGCTGACATGGGCTAACATTGCAGCCTCAAGCGAGTATTGCCAAAAGAGCCAACCAAACGCGATTCCCGCAATCCCATTCAGTAACAACGCCCGAATAATCACAACGGTCGTGAGGGGAACGATCGCGGCAGTCGCTGGCAGGTGTAGCAGTCCAAAGACCAACGCGGCTAGAACGATCGCACCCTGGTAAATCCTTTGACTTGGCAATGTAACGCCTTGTTTTAAAACCTTCCACGCAATCCAAACAAGCAGCGACATTAAACCCCAGCGCATCAAAATTTCCTCAGTGATACCGCCATAGGACATTGCTGTGAACAAATTCAACCCACTTCGTTCTGTATGATTAGCTGCCTGTAGCGCTTCAGGTAGGGCAGGTTGCATCAACCGATCGAGCAACAAGAGAGCGATCGCCGTCGCTGCACCCACACTCAAACTCCACTTCATCTCAACAGCAAAAGATAGCGACTTAGCGGTATGAAACACCCAATGATCAATCAAATGGGAACGTAATCCAACACGGTAGGCACAGCCAATCCCAATCAGAATGCTGATTGCCAGTAGAACTGCATACTGTAGCCCTTGCAGAAGCATTAAAATCCACAATGGAGGCACTTTTTCCAGTGCTTCTGGAGACAGTTTCGCTAACTGTTGCTCGATTAAAGGAATAGACGCGATCGTGAACATCACAATTCCCACATTGCCCAACAAAAATAGAATCCCAAATTGTTTCAGAATTGCCATTGGTTTAGTCTCCAAATGATCGGCGAAGTGCGGATTGCTTTAATCCTCATCTTTGTCTCCTTTACTGGTGCGTGTGTGCAAAATTCACGGAACAATTGCAGTCACGCGAATTTCAATCCGCATCGTTGGCAGTCCAAGCGCCTCGACTCCTACCTGTGTCCAAATTGGGGCATGGTTAGGCATGTACTGGCGATATAGCCTGACCATCACATCGTTAATCTCTGGAGGCAAGCCGCCAACATGGTAAGAATTGACCTTAGTTTTGGCGCTGGGGTAGCTAGAGGACGCAGCGATCGCCCTCTGCGGGAAGTTCAAGGTTGATCAGGTAGTCAGCGACGATCGCATTGACGCAGGGGCTGGTGCCATCCATAGCGATGGTGTGCTGCTCTCCCTCAACGGTGAGCACGGTGCCGCCCAGGGCTTCGGCTAGACTGGCTCCAGCAGCGTAGGGGGTGGCAGGGTCGCCAGTAATGGAGATGATCAGCGTGTCGGGTAAACCCTCAACGTTCTGAGCATGGGGGAAGCCGAGGGTCGGCTCACTGGGCCAGAACTCGCAGGCGTCGCGGGTGACGCCCTCGACGGGTCGTCCGGTATCAAGAAAGGGGCTCACGTCGAAGATCTGGCGGCGCAGTTCTGCCTCCTGCTCAGGGGTGCGGCGCTCCTCGTCGTTACAGTTGATGGCGAGTTGGGCATCGACCAAGTTGCTCTCCAACCCTTCAACGATAAAGTCGTCACTGAGAGCGAGGAGTTTGTCGCCGCGTCCCTCGTTTTTGAGCTGGGCGATGCCGTCAATAATTCGCGGCCACGCCTCGGCATTGTAGAGCGCCCCGAGGACGCTGCCAGTGCCAAACAAAAAATCCAGGGTGCGCCCCTCGCCCGCTGGCACGGGGTTATCGATCAGCGGCTGGAACAGATCTTGGAACACAGCGGTGGCCTGCTTGGGGTCGGTGCCCAGCGGACAGTCTGAGCGCTGGGCGCAAAACTCGGCCATCAGATCAAACGAGCGCTGGAACGCAGCATGGAGCGCTAAGCGGCGTTCCGCGCTGCCCTGCCGAGGGTCGAGCGCCCCGTCGAGAACCATCGCCCGGACATTCTGAGGGAACATCTCAGCGTAGACCGCGCCCAATCGGGTGCCGTAGCTTCGCCCCAGGAAGGTCAGCTTTTCGTCGCCGAGTGCGGCGCGGAGTACGTCCATGTCCCTGGCCACGTTGCGGGTGCCGACAGCAGCAAGCACCTGCTCACCACCCGACCCATTGGCGCACTTCTCCATCAACTCGCGGGTGTCGTCGGCACTCCATTCTCCCGACGTACCCAACAACGTCGTCTGGTTCTCGCCCCGGTCGTTCTCTTCGTCGGTGAAGCAGTTGATGGCTGGGGTCGAGGCTCCGACCCCGCGAGGGTCGAACCCAACCAGGTCGAACCGTTGAACCAGGGGAGTCTCCTTCAGAGCCACTGCGGTGAAGGGGGTTTGAATCGTGCCCGAGCCGCCAGGCCCGCCAGGATTGAGCACCAGAGAGCCGATCCGCTGGTCTGGCTCACCCTGGGCCGGTAGCCGCAGTACCGCGATTTGCATGGTCTCACCCTCAGGTTCGTCGTAATCTAGCGGTACCTCCAGGCGACCACATTCAAACGGATCAACGTACACTTGTGCCTCGGTCGCAGTAGTCGCAAAGCCTTTGCACGAACCGAAGGTTAGCTCCTGGTTATAAAAGCGTTCTAATCCTACCGGGATCTCCCCCGGCTGTGGCGACTGCCCAGATGCTGGTTGGCCGCAGACACTGAGAGCCAGTCCCATTGCCCCAGTCATTAGCAAGCTGCGGACGTAGGTTTTGCGGGTGAGCAAGGATCTACTCCTGGCGGAAACCGTTGCCCCTGCGTCGTGCGTGGATCGGTCAAGATCTCGTGGGTAATTAGAAGAAAATTGAGACATGGTGATGAAGTCCTTTGATACATTTGCTGATGGTTTTACGAACTGACGAGATCATCGGCGACCCTTTCGATCGCTCTGGGAAACGGGTTCGGATGTCTCGTTGCGCTTGAACACCTTGTAGGCGATCGCCAGAAACACGGGTACGACAACCAGCATTGATAGAGCCGTGTAGGTCGCGTGGAACTTGCTGACTGTGAATAGAGTCGGCGCGGTCACGGCGCTTCCGGCTACGCCCATCAAGAGATTGCCGCCGATGTTGTTCGCGAAGTGTGCGCCGATGGCGAGTTCAGTGCCTACACTGAATTGCTTTCACATTTCGTAGATAGTTCAACTCAGGCTCAAAATTCGTAGGACAGAAAGCATACACAATGTCCTGAGGTCGGCTAATGACTAGACGGTAAGCGGGTGGAATTTCTTCAGAACTTTCAATCACTTCAATTCTGGGAATTACTTGTGAATTGATTTGAGCCAGAGATGGAAAGGTGAACAGCACCAATAGGCTGAACAGGATTGTTGCTGAGATGATTAGCGGAGAGCGTTGGAAGATGAAAAGAATTTTGTTCATTAAAAATCTCGTCAGAAATTCTTTCTGAGCGATTAATCGGTTTGATGGTTGTTTGAGCGATCGCTCTGGGCTGTAACTCAGGTAGGGTTCTGGTTCAGAGAAATAGTCTCAATCTATCAGGGAATAAAGTTCAACTTTTCGTACAAGCTTGTTGCATTAAAAGGCGGTTGTTTTGATAGACCTCTAATGTCCCAGCTTGTGGATCATCTAACGTCCCATCCTAGACCCAATATTCATAGTTGCCATTTCCGAATTTGTACACTCGAACGCCTTCAGTCGCCTGGCTGGTTCCTCCACCCAAGCTTAAATTACCGTTAGGACTGATGGCACGATAAAGCAGTTCACCAGACTGATAGTTTCGCCAAATGTTAATGGTGTAACCGCCCTGGCATTGAGTACTCAAGATGAGTTCGGCTGTAGAATCGGCAGCAGCAGGCAAGGAGAAATAAACTGAGATACAGATAGGCAGCGCGAAAAATAATGCGGTTCTTTTGAGGAGTGTTTTCATTGTATAAAACTCATTGATTGAAATAGTGATTTGCAGCAACAATAGTTGCCATTAACTCTGTCATTCTCCAGCGTCCGGCATACCGAATGTTGTTGATAAATAGGGCTGGAGCAGTTGTTACTCCACTACGTATTCCACCTTCGATATCTTCATTGATGCGA from Kovacikia minuta CCNUW1 carries:
- a CDS encoding stage II sporulation protein M: MSRKTIATKDQSPQRPLTSSAKQPLRRLLRKPFQIIRTNFRAYLTINAIVYGLVIIGLVAAMVFPNLGATQVAIQEDNGTADLVRSLFNTPWLFLLTILGVNLTTGALWIVLPSLIVPFAGIAMFAYKTFTLGLVMVPTTKIMAVALIPHSLTILIEFQAYALLMFGAYILGRSWVRPTTIGTRNHRQGYVRGLQQLGWLSLSTLPLFIIGAIWEAFSLRYLVPPLTQWLL
- a CDS encoding alpha/beta hydrolase, with product MQIAVLRLPAQGEPDQRIGSLVLNPGGPGGSGTIQTPFTAVALKETPLVQRFDLVGFDPRGVGASTPAINCFTDEENDRGENQTTLLGTSGEWSADDTRELMEKCANGSGGEQVLAAVGTRNVARDMDVLRAALGDEKLTFLGRSYGTRLGAVYAEMFPQNVRAMVLDGALDPRQGSAERRLALHAAFQRSFDLMAEFCAQRSDCPLGTDPKQATAVFQDLFQPLIDNPVPAGEGRTLDFLFGTGSVLGALYNAEAWPRIIDGIAQLKNEGRGDKLLALSDDFIVEGLESNLVDAQLAINCNDEERRTPEQEAELRRQIFDVSPFLDTGRPVEGVTRDACEFWPSEPTLGFPHAQNVEGLPDTLIISITGDPATPYAAGASLAEALGGTVLTVEGEQHTIAMDGTSPCVNAIVADYLINLELPAEGDRCVL
- a CDS encoding ISH3 family transposase, which produces MTTYPSSSLSSTPALSDEATLEAALECLLEHLPLVPEDSSCSAESLFEILLRAASRHDSIEHTAQRLQGVPSGNGIRYHLDQLDDMVALEGQLNGALQSRIPAKIRKRRHRIAIDLHLIPYYGNRTEAAAPYIYRSQAKAGTTTFFAYATVYVICRNKRVTLGIHAVHRQETLVATVTYLLAMLSALKIRVKRLYLDRGFYSVPVIRWLKALNIPFLMPAVIRGKTGGTRSLLVGRKSYATRYTLSSANYGSVTCQMRVVCTYYKGFKGKHGIQYALYVAHRVTIDLHQLHQHYRERFGIETSYRIKNQCRIRTTSKNPAVRLLFVALAFILVNLWVYLLWFFVSQTQRRGRVIHRELFGLKTMLEFLSQAVERHFPPITAIYLPTPK
- a CDS encoding VanZ family protein — its product is MILFPLLGLMLTLPWLIHHYRKYGFLSWRLSLIFYSFIFYMLCAFFLVVLPVPAVRDTCALQTPGTVYYSLVPFSFVWDILRETGAVWYRPSTYIQVLAEPAFLQVMFNFLLLLPFGVYLRYFFQEKYSWRRAFSLSFALSLFYEVTQLTGLYGLYTCPYRIFDVNDLLLNSTGALLGFAIAPVILLLFPSQQSLLAKKEQMLQRAVVSPVVQLLAVAIDYLLIKASWLLVAPFLANWIPEWLYTLIGFLGIFCLVPLRWKGKTPGTRTLRFQLISSEIDKALPIHFLVRSLALYVPLFLSAVPRLSNQIQLERNSAFSVDHKIILG
- a CDS encoding Rid family hydrolase, with amino-acid sequence MNFPQRAIAASSSYPSAKTKVNSYHVGGLPPEINDVMVRLYRQYMPNHAPIWTQVGVEALGLPTMRIEIRVTAIVP
- a CDS encoding CPBP family intramembrane glutamic endopeptidase, translating into MAILKQFGILFLLGNVGIVMFTIASIPLIEQQLAKLSPEALEKVPPLWILMLLQGLQYAVLLAISILIGIGCAYRVGLRSHLIDHWVFHTAKSLSFAVEMKWSLSVGAATAIALLLLDRLMQPALPEALQAANHTERSGLNLFTAMSYGGITEEILMRWGLMSLLVWIAWKVLKQGVTLPSQRIYQGAIVLAALVFGLLHLPATAAIVPLTTVVIIRALLLNGIAGIAFGWLFWQYSLEAAMLAHVSVHAFTFVLSGLLARLAYSSY
- a CDS encoding GPP34 family phosphoprotein gives rise to the protein MQYLSQDLILLALNPQTGKTRFSWYAALEYGAHWTGMKVK